TGCTGAGATGATCATCTCGTTTTTACGGATGTCTAACTTAACCAAATTACTTGCTTGATTGGCGAAAACAGAAACACGCTTAAGAGTATTATAAAAATCTAGACGATCCACCGTTACTAAGTTTGGATTATTTTTTGGTATAACAGAGTTGTATGGAGGATATTTCCCTTCAACCAAACGACATACCATATAATAATCACTCATCTCAAATACCGCATTGTAATCATCGAATTTCATGGTCACATCAAACTCTTCTTTTGGAAGAATCCCTTTAAGAAGAGAAGCTGGTTTCTTTGGCAAAACAAAAGATGCATCAAAATCACAAGTGAGATCTTTACGTTGATAGCGAACAAGTTTGTGTGCATCTGTTGCAACAAAGTTTACATTGTTTTGTGAAAACTCAACAAAAACACCATTCATTACAGGGCGTAGCTCATCATCTGCTGTTGCATAGATTGTTTTTTCAATACCATGAAGCAACACATCATGTCCAACCTGTATGGATAATTGTGATTCTTGCAACTTAGGAAGTTCTGGATAGTCCTGACCATCTTGACCTACAATAGAAAATTTACCTGTCTCAGATAGGATTTCAATACCACACTTCTCAAGATCTACTTGAAAAGTAAGAGGTTGCTCAGCAAACTCCTTAAGTGTATCAGTTAAAATTTTAGATGGGATAGCGATATATCCTTCTCCTTCAACACGCTCCGGTACGACTGAACTGATCAAAGTTGTTTCTAAATCCGAAGCAGTAATTGTAATTTTATTTTCGGAAATATGGAATAAAAAATTATCCAAAATAGGTAAAGTGTTTTTATTACTGATCACTTTACTTATTGCATTTAAATGCTTCAACAGTTCCGTACTTGAAACAACAAATTTCATATTATCTCTTTTTAATCATTATCTACTTCCTCTCGAACAACGAAAGACCGAAGTTCGTTTTAGATTGTGTTTTAATAATCAGATATTTAATACTGTACATATATCATAAAATAAAAACAATCTACTCTGTACGAATATACAAACTTCTCTCTAAATAAGTTTTCAAATGGGGCTTTTTTTTGATTCAATCCTCTTAATTTCTAACTTCTATATATATAGCGACGAACGAAAAAGAAGATCGTTCCCATTATGATCATGAAAAGTTGAGGGAATATTACATTTAGAAATTGAATCCAAAGTCTCGATTCTCTTATTTTTATCTTATCGAGGAGTCGTATTTTTAATACTTTTCCCGATAGAGAAGAGATCCCTTTTTTATCTGTGAGATATCTAAAAGCATTCGAGATAAATTCCTTATTTCCAAAAGTTTGTTTGGAGAAACGGTCATATCCTAATGGGGAATATCTCATTTTCCCATTTATCTTTTTGACCATATTGGCTAGAATTTTCCCATCAGCTACAACTAGTATCTTTGTATCTGTACTTTGGCCTTTTATCACAATATTACGAGAGAAACCAAATGCTTCAGCCATCCTATGTTGAAATGCTGATCGAAACTTTCCTTCCATGATAACTCCAATAGGGATATCTCTCTTATTAAACTGAGCTCTGTGTGGAGGATGATTTATCATTTCAAGAGACACCTCTAATGGGGTATTGGTAATTCTTGCATATGGGGAGGTCGTGAGAACTGGTGTTATTTTGACATCTTTATGTTTTGATGTAGGAGTGATCGAACTAACAAATTCACACTTAACTCGATCCAATCCTTTTCCTATTGGATGTGATTGATTAGGCATCAAAAGAGGAGAAAAGTACCAAGGAGCTGGAGTGTACTTGGGTTTCTGTCCAGATAAAGCAGTATTGACAGGAAGTCTCATGCAATCGACATCTTGTACCAAATCGGAATTTAGTCGAATGCCATATTGGAATAGTTGATCTCGAAGTGAAAGGTCATTTCCAATTGCAATAGTTGTCATTCCATGTTGAAGACTATCTAAGCTTACAGAAACAGGGTCAATGAATACAGCCATTTTCCCACCCCCCATAATGTACTGATCTAATATAAACTTCGTCCTCTCGTTAAAATTATCTTGAGGATCTGCCACCACTACTGCATCGATATTCTCTTTATCTGTCCAAAGCCTCTCTGCTGAGATATCTATAAAATGAAACTCCTCTTTCAATTCATTTCGTAATACGAATGTTTCACTAGGGTTTAGTGTTTTCCCATCTGTTATAAAAGCGATAACACTTTTCTTATGTTGCTTTAGTTTTTGGACTGCTCTTACCATTTCATACTCAAGTAACTCTGTAGAGTTATTTAAGTTTTCTTCTGGACTGAGCATACTGTTTCTCTTTAGTAAGTTCACCACGACTTCTTTACCATTACCTTTTATAATCATGGCAGGGAATAGTAACTGTGTAGATGTTCCTTCCTCCTTTTTTATTCTTATATCTGTCGGAATCAGACCTTTATTTGCAAGATATGAGAAGTATTTTTGGCGTTTGTTTATGGGAACTTCTTGATATGGATCAATTAAGTTATAGTGAAGCGGTGAGTCCGTAATTGCTGCTAAACTTTTGATCTTTTGTGTAATATTTTTCTGAAAAACACTAAACTTGGCAGGCATTTGACCTGCAAGATAGATGTCAAACTGTATTGGAAAATCAACCTCTTCTAATAAACTTTTAGTGGTAGCTGAAAGAGAGAATCTATTGTCCTCCGTTAGATCTACCTGTAAAGTTGTAAAGGTTGACATCCAAGATGTTAAAACTGAGATTATTGCAGTTGATAGTATTGTTTTTCTTCTCTGTTTATTGGTGAAAATATTCCATGTGATAATAATGGTTGCAATGCCAAGAAATAGAAAGATGACAATGAAGAAGAAAAGGATATCTTTCATCATGATAACACCTCTCGCGATAGATTGGTAATGCTTATCTATTCCTAAAGAGGAGATGGATACCCAAATATCACTCATCGGATATATTTGAGAGCCAACTCCAAAAGCATTGTATAGAAGTAGGTTTATTACAGCTGCCATCAGAAAAGAGATGATTTGACTTTCTGTTGTTACAGAACAGAAAATTCCAACAGCAATGTATATTGCTGCTAAGAAAAACAGTCCTATGTAAGAGCCAAATACTGCACCACTATCTATGCATCCTATAGGAGTGCCTAAATAATAGACTGAAAGATAATAAATTACTGTAGGGATCATTGCTATGATCACCAAGATGCAAGCTGCTAGAAACTTGCCTAAAATAATCTTTGTTCTAGAGATAGGCCTTGTTAAAAGGAGCTCAAGTGTTCGTTGTCTCTTCTCTTCCGCAAACATTTTCATGGTGATTGCAGGTGCAAGAAATAACATTACCCATGGTCCTAAATCAAATAGGCCATCAAGATTTGCATATCCTGTACTTAATAAGTTATAGTCAGAGGGAAAAACCCAAAGTAAAATGGATGTTGCGAAAAGAAAAATGGATATTACCAGATAACCTGATAAGGAGCTAAAAAATGATTGTATCTCGCGCTTTATTATAGTCCACATATTTGGATTTTTGGATTTTATGACAAACTTTTAATGATCTCTTCTGATGCCCTATCTCCTGCATCTTTCCCATCTAATTTATTTAACATCTCACTATAGCTATCGAATATTTGTTGTCGATATGATGTGTCAAGGATCAAAAGATCGAGTTCTTTCTTGACATTCTGTACGTTACATTGTTCTTGGAATATCTCTTTTACTGCTTCTCTGTCAAGAATTAAATTTACTAGTGAAAAATAGGGGATCTTCAAAAATAACCTTCTGAGAATGGTTGCAATTCTTCCCAATTCCACTTTATAACAAACGATCTGCGGTGTTCCAATTACTCCCGCTTCTAGTGCTGCTGTTCCAGAGGCTACAACAGCTGAATGAGAGTGTTTTAGAAGGTTATGTGTCTTGCCAAAAACGATCTTAATATCTGCACCTTGTTTATATTGATTATAAAGCGATTCATTAATTGCAGGAGCTCCTCCAATAACAAATTGAAAATTGGGATAGAATGTTGAGACTTTTGCCATTATAGGTAAAAGTCTTTTAATCTCTTGTACCCTACTCCCTGCTAATAAAGCCACGATTGGTCTATTATCCAACTTATTCTCTTCATAGAACTGCTCCTTTGTATCCCACTGTTTTTGATACAAAAGCTCGTCTACTGTTGGATTTCCTACAAAAGTTACTGGGTAATTATGTTTCTTATAGAAAGAGGTTTCAAATGGCAAGATTGTAAACATCTTATCCACATACTGTTTGATCCTTTTTATTCGTCCCTCTTTCCATGCCCATATTTTAGGCGATATATAGTAGAATGTTTTGAATCCGTATTTCTTTGCAATCTTTGCAACACGAAGGTTAAAACCTGGATAATCAATTAAAATAACCACGTCAGGGTTAAAATCTAAAATCTCTTTTTCTGCAAGTTTAAAATTTCTTTTGATCTCGCCAAGATTCATTACAACACTCAAAAAGCCCATAAAGGCCATCTTTTTGTAATGCTTAATCATCCCATCAGAGACAGATGCCATTTGATCACCACCAAAATAGCGGAATGTAGCCTCTTTGTCTTTACTTTTTAACCCCTTCATCAAGTTGGCTCCATGTAGATCACCTGAAGCCTCCCCTGCAATGATAAAATATCTCATTATATCTTTTATTTATCCTAAAGGGTCATCCAGAAATACCCTTTTAAAGCAAAAATTACTACAATCCAAACGATACTTATTCTTACCAGTCCTTGTTGAAAAAGATTCTTATTATATTGATTGGCAAGAAAAAATATAATAAGATTTGGAAATGCGGAAATTGATAGTAAATAGACCATTGCACCTTTTTCCATTGCAATATCAATATACTCTTTGAATGGAATCTCTGCGTATTTAGTTAAATAGGTCACGAAAAAAAATATCGTAGGGACAATAACTCCTGTTACAACCCCCGTACTGATTGAGTTAACGAAGGTTTGACGCTGTACTCTCTTCTCTCTAAATTGATTCATCTACAATTTCCAGTTTTTTAGTTCTTTGAGCATCGAATAGTCTGTTGTATCTACAGAAGTGGGAACCACCGAAGCAAAACCCTTGCTAATAAGATGTTCGTCAGTATCTACGGCATGTTTCTCTGCATTATCGAAATATCCAGAAAGCCAAAAGTATTCTCTGTTATGTGGATCCACTCTACGTTCAAACTCCTCGCTCCATTTTCCTCTCGCTTGACGGCAAACTTCGATCCCTTGGATCTCTCCTTTAGGGGCATTTACATTGAGACAAACTCCTTCAGGTAAACCTTGTGAAAGGACATTTGCAACAAGTGTTTTTACGATCGGCTCAAGGGAGCTGAAATCTGCTTCTTTACTATAGTCATCTATTGAGAAACCAATGGATGGAATTCCATGTATCGCTCCCTCCATAGCTCCTCCCATGGTACCTGAATAGATAACGGACACGGAAGTGTTTAGTCCATGGTTAATACCACTAAGTACTAAGTCAGGCTGTCTATCTACTATTTTATTTAGGGCTAGTTTGATACAATCTACAGGGGTTCCTGTACAGCTGTAAACCTTCATTAATTCTTCTTCTTTCTCTAGTCGAAGTCGCAATGGCCTATCTACAGTAATGGCAGAAGATTGTCCACTTCTTGGACCATTAGGCGCAACCACTATTACTTCAGCCATATCTTTAACAAATGAAGCAAGGCATTGAATCCCTTTTGCATCCACTCCGTCATCATTGGTGATAAGTATAAAAGGTTTTTCCATAATGTGAAATTTTAGTGATAAATGATAACATTACTATTTACAAAGATAGCAGATTCCTTCTCAGCAATTCAATAAATTAAAATAATTATTTCTTTTGTTATGATTAATAAAATGTCTCCTCAAACAGATTGATCTGTATACAAATAGACGATTATGACAGGTGTAATAAATTTATTATTATCATAGTGATAATAATATTTTAAATTGGAATTATGTTGAATGCAGTTAAGATGCAATAGGTTAAATTATATGAAATACACATGAGCCATTCTAAATGAATATTGACTTATTATGGTTCATTTTTGATATAGTATCATTTGTGTTTTTAGCTGATTATCAGTATATTTATCGTGTTTTATCATGTCCTTCTTACATTAAAATGATAGAATGTTTATTGAATAAATTATTTAATCTACTATGAAAACAAATCGTTATTTTGGAAAAATAGTACTTGGTATTGCTTTTTCCCTATCATTAATTATTACATCCTGTTCAGGACCACATCCTACAGATACAATTCCTTCGAATAGTAAAATTGTCGCTTCCTTTGATCTTTCCCATATGTTGAAAGTGGCAGAAGTGGATGATGCTAATTCTATTAAAAGTCTCTCTCTTTTAGACGGACAGATGCAGAATAGTTCGAAAGAGTTAAAAAGTTTATGGGAGAATCTATTGAAGAATCCAGATAACTCTGGAATCTCTTTTGACCAAGGGGTATATCTCTTTCGTTTTGATAACGAATCAAAGGGAGAAACCAATGGTTGTTCAATGATAATCAAGGATGTCAACAAATTTAAAGAGACTGTAGAGGTATTATGTAAAGACCTTTCTCTTACTACGGAATCTTCTAATGGATTAAATATGGTTCATATAAGTTCTACAAATCTAGTAGCTTGGAATGATACCCATATGTTGTTAATATCATCTTTGGGTGAGGAGGCTAGTCTATTAGATAAAAAGGTTGCTTCTCTCTTTACATTAGATTCAGATAAGTGTATTACTTCTGTGGATGGTTTTAAGGAGTTGTGTGCTGCCCCAAATGATATCACCATTTGGGGGTCTGGAACGAATCTAACAGCTTTATCGAAGTTTAACCCATCTCTATTATTATTTAAAGACTTGGTGAAAGATTGTTCTATGGCTGTTCATGTAAAATTCGATGATGGACAGATTGTTCTTAACAACGAATTTTATGCCCCTAAAGAGGTGAAGGCGCTATTAGGAAAATATTGGAAAGACGATTTCAATAAAGATCTATATAAAATGTTCCCTGAGAATAATATCATGATATCAGGTATGGTAGTGAATTTTGAACAGATATTAGAAAACTTAAAAGGAGAATCCTATTATACCGATGCGGATGATATGTGGAAACAATTTGCTGGTACCGATATCCAAACTTCTGTACAGAGCTTAGGAAACTCATTTATGTTCTCTATTACGGATATGAACTATACAAAAAGTAGATTTAGAAAGTCTATCTCTCCTGTCATAAATTGTGCATTGGATTACAATACAAAAAAAGAACATAAATGGCTTACTGATAATCTCGATAAGTTTTGTGAAAAAGAGGAGAGTGGTTGTTATCGCTTAACCATGGGACGTAATACTAATATGTATATTGCTGAAACAGATGAAGTACTATTTATCTCTAGTGAAAAAGACAATGTTCTTAGAGCTATTGGTCAAAAGAAATGCGATTCTGATTTTACAGATTCCAAAATTGCTTCTCATTTCACCTCGACAAAAGGTTTTTGGTACCTAGACTTAGATTATAACCACTATCCAGAAACGACGAAGAAATTAGTAGATGATAGTTTTGATAAAATGCAAAAACAATATATCGTTGGCAATATGGCTTTGATTCAGGATATTGAGATCACTTCTAATGATGCACTCTCTTCTCATGTAGAGATACACTTGAAAAATAAAAAAGAGAATAGTCTAAAACAGATCATTCACTTGGTGGATGAAAGCGCGATGAAATTTGTTCAATGATAATAAGAATAGAAAATTTAAAACCTCATTATATGTCAGAACAGGAAATCGCCTGTTCTGACATTTATTTAAAGGACTCTGTCGTATTTGAGTCTCCTAATGTCTATGTAATAAAAGCATGTTCTGGTAGGGGGAAAAGCTCCCTGTTAAATTTTATTTATGGACTTAATTACAAATATGATGGAAAGATATACTTCGATAATAAGATCGGTACTAAGCAAGTCTTTAACCACTATTTTTCTTACCTTTTTCAAGACTTAAAACTCTTTAATGATTTGTCTGTATGGGAAAATATATGCTTAAAAAATGACTTAACGAATTTTAAAGTCAAGGGGGAGATAGAAAGGATGTTACAGAAGCTCGATCTTTTTGAAAAGCGCGACCTTTTAGTTGGTAATTTGTCATTTGGTCAACAACAAAGAGTAGCGATTATTCGAACTTTATGTCAGCCTTTTCAGTTTCTTTTTTTAGATGAACCGTTTAGCCATATTGACCATGAAACCTCTTTAAAGTGTGTTGAACTTATTTCGAGTGAAGTAACCAAACAGAATGCTGGACTGATAATAACCACTCTGGATAGCTGTTCCCTATGGAACTCTAACCATACACTAGACCTTTAGCGTAATATGTTAAAAAAATTACTTGGAAAGACCTTCTCTTCTTTTCAGTTAGTGTGCTATATGATCACACTAACAGTGGGAGCAACGTTACTTTTTGTGATCCTCTCTATCGGGAGCGATATTCGACCTCTTTTGCAAAATGAATCGAAAGAGTTATCAAATCAATTGGTGGTGGTTAGTAAAAAGATCACCATCATTAAATCATTAAATAAAGAGTCCATATATTTTACCAAGAAGGAGGTCAACCAGCTACAAGAGCAACCTTTTGTAGAGAGTATCTCATTTTTTACAAGTGCTTCATTTAAAGTAAGCGCATCCATTCCCTCTACTTCCAATTTTCCTGCTTTCTACACAGAACTCTTTCTTGAAAGTGTTCCCGATGACTGTCTCGATATTCATCCTGAGCAATGGAAAGCATTTGATAAAGATCACTTTGTTCCAATCATAATACCTGAATCTTATGTGAAACTTTACAATTTTGGCTTTGCTGAGAGTCAAGGTCTTCCTGTGATGTCGCAAGAGATGATTTCTAAATTTCCTTTTAATCTTACTGTATATGGAAAAGGAAAGCAGAAAACATTGGAGGCTAAAATTGTTGGATTCTCCCAAAAGATTAACTCAATTTTAGTCCCCTTAAGATTTATGAAATCAACGAATCGTGTTTACGGGATGCGTAAAGAGAACAAACCTAGTCGTCTGCTTATTCATTTTAAGAATGTTTCAAGTACCGAAATTATCCCATTCTTAAAGAAGAATAACTACACTTTTCAGTCACAAGAAGTAAAGTTCGGACGATGGAGTATGTTGATACAGATAGGATTGATTGCAATGGTTATGATCGCATTAATTATTACACTATTATCCCTATTTTTAATTTTAATGAGTTCCAAATTGGTCATTCAAAAGAATCAACTTGTGATACACAACCTCTATTGTATAGGTGTTCCAATCTCTAGAATAGGGAATTTTTATAGTTTAAGGATCTCAATTATTTCAACCATTTCGCTACTCATTTCTTTACTCTTAGTACTTTTTATAAGGGGAGAATATGTGGATTACCTCTCTCGATATTTTAAACTAAATATGGATAATAAGACTCTGATCCTCCCATATCTCATATTATACTTATTGATTCTTTTAGGCTATCATTG
The Prolixibacteraceae bacterium DNA segment above includes these coding regions:
- the lpxB gene encoding lipid-A-disaccharide synthase → MRYFIIAGEASGDLHGANLMKGLKSKDKEATFRYFGGDQMASVSDGMIKHYKKMAFMGFLSVVMNLGEIKRNFKLAEKEILDFNPDVVILIDYPGFNLRVAKIAKKYGFKTFYYISPKIWAWKEGRIKRIKQYVDKMFTILPFETSFYKKHNYPVTFVGNPTVDELLYQKQWDTKEQFYEENKLDNRPIVALLAGSRVQEIKRLLPIMAKVSTFYPNFQFVIGGAPAINESLYNQYKQGADIKIVFGKTHNLLKHSHSAVVASGTAALEAGVIGTPQIVCYKVELGRIATILRRLFLKIPYFSLVNLILDREAVKEIFQEQCNVQNVKKELDLLILDTSYRQQIFDSYSEMLNKLDGKDAGDRASEEIIKSLS
- a CDS encoding ATP-binding cassette domain-containing protein → MSEQEIACSDIYLKDSVVFESPNVYVIKACSGRGKSSLLNFIYGLNYKYDGKIYFDNKIGTKQVFNHYFSYLFQDLKLFNDLSVWENICLKNDLTNFKVKGEIERMLQKLDLFEKRDLLVGNLSFGQQQRVAIIRTLCQPFQFLFLDEPFSHIDHETSLKCVELISSEVTKQNAGLIITTLDSCSLWNSNHTLDL
- the surE gene encoding 5'/3'-nucleotidase SurE, which codes for MEKPFILITNDDGVDAKGIQCLASFVKDMAEVIVVAPNGPRSGQSSAITVDRPLRLRLEKEEELMKVYSCTGTPVDCIKLALNKIVDRQPDLVLSGINHGLNTSVSVIYSGTMGGAMEGAIHGIPSIGFSIDDYSKEADFSSLEPIVKTLVANVLSQGLPEGVCLNVNAPKGEIQGIEVCRQARGKWSEEFERRVDPHNREYFWLSGYFDNAEKHAVDTDEHLISKGFASVVPTSVDTTDYSMLKELKNWKL
- the gldG gene encoding gliding motility-associated ABC transporter substrate-binding protein GldG, whose protein sequence is MWTIIKREIQSFFSSLSGYLVISIFLFATSILLWVFPSDYNLLSTGYANLDGLFDLGPWVMLFLAPAITMKMFAEEKRQRTLELLLTRPISRTKIILGKFLAACILVIIAMIPTVIYYLSVYYLGTPIGCIDSGAVFGSYIGLFFLAAIYIAVGIFCSVTTESQIISFLMAAVINLLLYNAFGVGSQIYPMSDIWVSISSLGIDKHYQSIARGVIMMKDILFFFIVIFLFLGIATIIITWNIFTNKQRRKTILSTAIISVLTSWMSTFTTLQVDLTEDNRFSLSATTKSLLEEVDFPIQFDIYLAGQMPAKFSVFQKNITQKIKSLAAITDSPLHYNLIDPYQEVPINKRQKYFSYLANKGLIPTDIRIKKEEGTSTQLLFPAMIIKGNGKEVVVNLLKRNSMLSPEENLNNSTELLEYEMVRAVQKLKQHKKSVIAFITDGKTLNPSETFVLRNELKEEFHFIDISAERLWTDKENIDAVVVADPQDNFNERTKFILDQYIMGGGKMAVFIDPVSVSLDSLQHGMTTIAIGNDLSLRDQLFQYGIRLNSDLVQDVDCMRLPVNTALSGQKPKYTPAPWYFSPLLMPNQSHPIGKGLDRVKCEFVSSITPTSKHKDVKITPVLTTSPYARITNTPLEVSLEMINHPPHRAQFNKRDIPIGVIMEGKFRSAFQHRMAEAFGFSRNIVIKGQSTDTKILVVADGKILANMVKKINGKMRYSPLGYDRFSKQTFGNKEFISNAFRYLTDKKGISSLSGKVLKIRLLDKIKIRESRLWIQFLNVIFPQLFMIIMGTIFFFVRRYIYRS
- a CDS encoding DUF4836 family protein — encoded protein: MKTNRYFGKIVLGIAFSLSLIITSCSGPHPTDTIPSNSKIVASFDLSHMLKVAEVDDANSIKSLSLLDGQMQNSSKELKSLWENLLKNPDNSGISFDQGVYLFRFDNESKGETNGCSMIIKDVNKFKETVEVLCKDLSLTTESSNGLNMVHISSTNLVAWNDTHMLLISSLGEEASLLDKKVASLFTLDSDKCITSVDGFKELCAAPNDITIWGSGTNLTALSKFNPSLLLFKDLVKDCSMAVHVKFDDGQIVLNNEFYAPKEVKALLGKYWKDDFNKDLYKMFPENNIMISGMVVNFEQILENLKGESYYTDADDMWKQFAGTDIQTSVQSLGNSFMFSITDMNYTKSRFRKSISPVINCALDYNTKKEHKWLTDNLDKFCEKEESGCYRLTMGRNTNMYIAETDEVLFISSEKDNVLRAIGQKKCDSDFTDSKIASHFTSTKGFWYLDLDYNHYPETTKKLVDDSFDKMQKQYIVGNMALIQDIEITSNDALSSHVEIHLKNKKENSLKQIIHLVDESAMKFVQ
- the dnaN gene encoding DNA polymerase III subunit beta; protein product: MKFVVSSTELLKHLNAISKVISNKNTLPILDNFLFHISENKITITASDLETTLISSVVPERVEGEGYIAIPSKILTDTLKEFAEQPLTFQVDLEKCGIEILSETGKFSIVGQDGQDYPELPKLQESQLSIQVGHDVLLHGIEKTIYATADDELRPVMNGVFVEFSQNNVNFVATDAHKLVRYQRKDLTCDFDASFVLPKKPASLLKGILPKEEFDVTMKFDDYNAVFEMSDYYMVCRLVEGKYPPYNSVIPKNNPNLVTVDRLDFYNTLKRVSVFANQASNLVKLDIRKNEMIISAQDVDYAISGVERVACNNEGAEIEIGFKSTFLLEILNNLDASEIRLELCDPSRAGLILPSEDEFDHENILTLLMPMMVGV